From the genome of Nitrospirota bacterium:
CCAGTTTGAACGGCAAATTTATGTCGCCTCTGTCCCAAAGATTCATCAGCGATACATTTCCTTTATAGCGTAGGCCTGCGTACTGCCAGTTTTTGCCGTTAAACTCTATTGCAGCAGGCACCCAGACTGGATTCTCTGCATTATAACCACGTTTGATAACACCGCTCGTCCTTTTTCCGGTAACATTGGGACGCCTGCCGGCCTTCAGATCTTTCTCATTCAATGGTATCCTTCGTTCACCAAACAGCCTGGTCATATTGTCCTGCATTAACTTCCAATTTTCCCGGGAAATCCTGATCGTAAGTTGATTTACCCTGTCATGAGGAAAGACCACATCATAGTTTGGGGCGGCATTGCTGCTGTGCGCCTCTGCACTCCATCCATCCGGACGTGCGCTCTTCCTGTTTTTTCTCAGTGCCTTCTCTGCTGCTGCATTTGTCTGTCCCGGCATGTATACAATCAATGCAGAAACAACCACTGCACATAATGTTGCAAATACGATGAACCGGCTGAGTTTCGATTGAGATAAGCCTTTCAATTTCATTATGACCCCTTTTCCTCAAGGTATGCAGGGGGAGTAATATACATGATCCTTTGTGAGTCCTGGCTTAAAGTGGTTAAATCAATCAAATATTGTCAGCGGCCCTGCGAATATGTCTCAGGTTCTTCGTAATAGATCTTTATTTCAGCAGTGTCTTTGACAAAGTCTATTCGCCCTATCTGTGCAAATCTTATTGGTAATCCTGTGCGTTTGCGCAGGTCATTCAGCAGGAGCTCTCTATTGTTTGGGGTAATCAGGTCAATGTTTTCGTATGTAATTTTTTTACTGACTTCAAAGCGGAACCCCCATCCTTTCTCCAGTATGAAAAGCAGGGCCACCATGACCGCGTTGGCAATGATTACCTTGATAATGTCGCCGCTTGAGCTAAGGGCAGAATTCATCACAGGCAGGGCAATGACGATGAAGAGATATGTCATCTCCCTTATAGGTATCTCGTCTGCACGATAACGCAGTACTGAAAAAAGGGCAAACAAACCAAATCCAACCCCGATGCTCAACTCGATGCTGGTCAGTAATCCAAGTACAAAATATACCACGGTATTGAAGGATAGAAATGTAAGTACATAATTTTTGTCACGTGTTCTGGGATAGTAAATGAATCTGACAATCAGCAGGGCGATCGCAAGATTGAACCCTGTGCCAAGTATATAGTTACCTACATTATTGAACACTCTCTCTGCCTCCAGTCAATTTAGTGATTATACGCAAGGCAGGCTTGAAGGTGTTATGCTTGATGCTGCGATACAGCATGGAAACGCCAATGCAGTATTTGCTGATATCTATCGGGCGGATGCACATTGTCCTCATCTGCCGGATAAAGTCCGAATTACGGTTCTCTTTTGTCTGTTTTACTTCGGCTATGACCAGATCCTTAAGAACTATTGCATCTTCATCATTGCCGAATCGCAGGTCAAGGTCCAGCGTCAATCTCTCAGGCTGATATTTACTGACTAATGTGATCCGGGAAAAATCAATACGGAGTTTGGGCTCGAGAGACCGGGTCTCTGGCCCGAGATGAGAATATATAAATTCGCTGGTTTGAGTATCCAAATTGGAGATTACTTCTCGGGTTTCAAGGCGCTGTTTGACCGTCCTATTTTTGTTTGTTTTTAACTTGACCTCCAGGAATTTTCTGTCTGTGTCAACATACCGGCGGAAGCGGACCTTATGTCTGTATCTGGCACCGGAATGGTGAAGCAGATATAGTGTGAAATGCGGGCTGTCAAAATAGAGATTCTGATAGCTGCTCTTTTGTATACCGTCAATACTAAGCAGCCAATAGTGTTCACTCAGAGATGCTATAAACGAAACAAGTTGACTGACTTCGAGAACGTACTTGGTTTCAATGCGATCCAGCATAGCCACATCATCCATCTGAGCCAACTCTATGGGTTCGAACCTTGAAAGATGATTATCCGGCAATGGAGTTGCCTGATACGACAGGCCGGAAGGGCAGGAGGCCTTCTCTCCGAAGTGTGCATCGAATCTGGTGTATTTATGATTAAACTGCCTGATCATAGAGATGTTGCTGTCCTCATTATCTTGTGAATAATAAGTCCCGCAACCCCCGGGTGTCAAGGATTTTATGATGTTGCATTGAATTTTACGCCGGTGAAAATTCTATAGGGTATGTGACTATGGTATTTCCGCTGTCAGGATAGGCCGGGAATTTCCATGTCTTAACCCTTTTCAGCACATCTTCTTCAAATTCTGGATCACCGACTGTGCTTGATACTATGCGTGCGTTTATTATGGTGCCGTCAGGGGCGAGTGTGAATTCTATGGATATTATTCCCTTGAGGGTGGGATCACTCCTCAGCGCCTTTCGGTAAGCAAAATCAAGACTGCCGCGGTGTGATTTTATCACATCTTTAACAGATGCCTGGCTGCGCGTCTGCAGAAGTGTGGATTTTGAGAATGGGGATGCTGCTCCCTTTCCGGAAGGTGATATCTCCCCGGCGGTGATCGTACGCTGTCCGCTGAGTCGTCCAGGCTGACCTTTTTCGACTCCGGCTGAGACACTCCCAATGCCGC
Proteins encoded in this window:
- a CDS encoding DUF4956 domain-containing protein, giving the protein MFNNVGNYILGTGFNLAIALLIVRFIYYPRTRDKNYVLTFLSFNTVVYFVLGLLTSIELSIGVGFGLFALFSVLRYRADEIPIREMTYLFIVIALPVMNSALSSSGDIIKVIIANAVMVALLFILEKGWGFRFEVSKKITYENIDLITPNNRELLLNDLRKRTGLPIRFAQIGRIDFVKDTAEIKIYYEEPETYSQGR
- a CDS encoding polyphosphate polymerase domain-containing protein, which encodes MIRQFNHKYTRFDAHFGEKASCPSGLSYQATPLPDNHLSRFEPIELAQMDDVAMLDRIETKYVLEVSQLVSFIASLSEHYWLLSIDGIQKSSYQNLYFDSPHFTLYLLHHSGARYRHKVRFRRYVDTDRKFLEVKLKTNKNRTVKQRLETREVISNLDTQTSEFIYSHLGPETRSLEPKLRIDFSRITLVSKYQPERLTLDLDLRFGNDEDAIVLKDLVIAEVKQTKENRNSDFIRQMRTMCIRPIDISKYCIGVSMLYRSIKHNTFKPALRIITKLTGGRESVQ